The following coding sequences lie in one Mycobacterium gordonae genomic window:
- a CDS encoding cupin domain-containing protein, giving the protein MEYARLLTFSEISPELFARKDITGHQINRRLLSDSLSGTRGIVVDHYTFPPGFVHHMHRHPNADLIIVPLAGALIFDGDYEESTEVRPGQLLLIPRHSWHELRNASAEVCHVVQFFNGIGELDEMQYEAHPVRGVPFLDSEPN; this is encoded by the coding sequence GTGGAGTACGCCCGCTTACTGACGTTCAGCGAAATCTCGCCGGAACTCTTCGCCCGGAAAGACATTACGGGACACCAGATCAACCGCCGATTGTTGAGCGACTCGCTCTCCGGGACGCGCGGGATCGTTGTGGACCACTACACCTTCCCACCGGGTTTCGTCCACCACATGCATCGTCATCCCAATGCCGACTTGATCATCGTCCCTCTCGCCGGTGCGCTGATATTTGACGGTGACTACGAGGAATCAACCGAAGTCAGGCCGGGTCAGCTTCTATTGATTCCGCGTCACAGCTGGCACGAGTTGCGCAATGCCTCCGCTGAAGTCTGCCACGTGGTGCAGTTCTTCAATGGTATCGGCGAACTGGACGAGATGCAGTACGAAGCGCACCCTGTGCGCGGAGTACCGTTTCTGGACTCTGAGCCAAACTGA
- a CDS encoding PE family protein: MSFVVVSAELVVAAAGDVVGIGSAIGAATAAAAAPTTALVAAGGDEVSVAIAALFASHGRQYQALSVQASAFHEQFVRALSSAGSVFAGAEATNVSLTGLAVGGAQSLLVEPVQQIGQGWIASPLGGVLNPVLNAPFVALTGRGLIANGATGVAGVNGGAGGAGGWLLGNGGTGAAATATSAAGAGGAAGLVGNGGLGGAALAGSGGAGGAGGNGGWLAGNGGAGAPGAPSFNPAIPGGAGGRGGDAGWFGRGGTGGAGGAGAAGFGGDSGLAGGIGGSGGGGSNGGAGGAGGLGGTLVGNGGDGGVGGAGGVGGIGGHGGAGTAGSYVTGNGAGGAGGGGGDGGGGGAGGAGGAAGQAQGLGVAGSNGSGGAGGAGGNAGTPGDGGAGAHADATHVDGGNGGNGGNPGAIGIGGHGGGHGSGGSGGAAGVNGANGATPSSGGNGGAGGNGANATALTPAGNGGGGGNGGTVGSGGAGGHGGNGANATTAGGDGGDGGNGGNGGNAGVHGLAGGNSGNGGNGGNGAKGVSTTNTGAGGDGGNGGNAGNIGTGGTTIATLGQAGNGGNGGNGATNTSIDSPGGRGGNGGNAGTLGTDGRGGNGGNGGEGFSVTGNPAGGGAGGKGGNASSGGSAGYGGDGGNGAAGGDGGNGGNGGNAIAGNAGHGGSGGNGGNGGFGFGNEDGGNGGSGGNAGTGATPAHGGNGGNGGNGAAAGTGGNGGNGGNATSNSAAAGHGGNGGNGGNGGNGINNGTTVINDGAGGAGGNGGNAGTIGTPANAGRGGHGGNGANGNINNNDNNGGAGGAGGTGGNGAAHGHGGNGGNGGNGVAGGTGGAGGIGGNAGTNGNGGTGGAGGSGTTGAPTHNPQPLPPSQQPAATVGTHGVNAGAPTASTAATAARATMAIQRNPAALAAAPAAARFCPFPTAATAARAATAAPPTAVSPPQAETAAAAATAISTATAVTAAPGAPAAAAAAPAAKVVKAAPPASGLVLAALAATEETAAAAAGTAATAATAVEKAPVAAPAATAATGASAAATAATAATADSAAALPAPAAAAAQACQVAPAEPAAPAVTAVPAVR; this comes from the coding sequence GTGTCGTTTGTGGTTGTTTCGGCGGAGTTGGTGGTGGCGGCGGCGGGGGATGTGGTGGGGATTGGTTCGGCGATTGGGGCGGCTACCGCTGCGGCGGCGGCCCCGACTACGGCGTTGGTGGCCGCCGGTGGTGATGAGGTTTCAGTGGCGATCGCGGCGCTGTTCGCTAGCCATGGCCGGCAGTATCAGGCGCTCAGCGTTCAGGCGTCGGCGTTTCATGAGCAGTTTGTGCGGGCGCTGAGCAGTGCGGGGAGCGTGTTTGCCGGTGCGGAGGCCACGAACGTGTCGTTGACGGGGCTGGCTGTCGGGGGGGCGCAGTCGCTGCTGGTGGAGCCGGTGCAACAGATCGGGCAGGGCTGGATCGCTAGTCCGCTGGGTGGGGTGCTCAATCCGGTGCTCAACGCGCCGTTCGTCGCGCTGACCGGGCGCGGGCTGATCGCGAATGGCGCCACCGGGGTGGCTGGGGTCAACGGCGGGGCCGGTGGGGCCGGTGGTTGGTTGCTGGGCAATGGCGGGACCGGCGCGGCGGCCACGGCCACCTCCGCGGCCGGTGCCGGTGGGGCTGCCGGGTTGGTGGGCAACGGGGGGCTGGGCGGGGCTGCGTTGGCCGGTTCCGGTGGGGCCGGCGGCGCGGGCGGCAACGGTGGCTGGCTGGCGGGTAACGGGGGGGCCGGGGCGCCGGGGGCGCCGTCGTTTAACCCCGCGATCCCCGGCGGCGCGGGGGGGCGGGGCGGGGACGCCGGCTGGTTCGGGCGCGGCGGTACCGGCGGGGCCGGCGGGGCCGGGGCTGCTGGGTTCGGCGGGGACTCCGGTTTGGCCGGTGGGATCGGCGGCAGTGGTGGGGGTGGCAGCAACGGCGGGGCCGGCGGGGCCGGCGGGTTGGGCGGCACGCTGGTCGGCAACGGTGGGGACGGCGGGGTCGGCGGGGCCGGTGGGGTCGGCGGGATCGGCGGGCACGGCGGGGCTGGTACTGCCGGCAGCTACGTCACCGGCAACGGCGCCGGCGGCGCGGGCGGCGGCGGTGGTGACGGCGGCGGCGGCGGCGCGGGTGGGGCTGGTGGCGCCGCCGGACAAGCTCAAGGCCTGGGTGTTGCCGGTAGCAACGGCAGCGGCGGAGCAGGTGGGGCCGGCGGTAACGCCGGAACCCCCGGTGATGGCGGCGCCGGGGCGCACGCCGATGCCACCCACGTCGACGGCGGCAACGGCGGCAACGGCGGCAATCCCGGGGCGATCGGTATCGGCGGGCACGGCGGCGGGCATGGCAGCGGCGGCAGCGGCGGGGCCGCCGGTGTCAACGGCGCCAACGGCGCCACCCCCAGCAGCGGCGGCAACGGCGGGGCCGGCGGCAACGGCGCCAACGCCACCGCCCTGACCCCGGCCGGTAACGGCGGTGGCGGCGGCAACGGCGGAACGGTGGGCAGCGGTGGGGCCGGCGGGCACGGCGGCAACGGCGCCAACGCCACCACCGCCGGCGGTGACGGCGGTGACGGCGGCAACGGCGGCAACGGCGGCAACGCCGGGGTGCACGGCCTGGCCGGCGGTAACTCCGGCAACGGCGGCAACGGCGGCAACGGCGCCAAGGGCGTCTCCACCACCAACACCGGCGCCGGTGGTGACGGCGGCAACGGCGGCAACGCCGGCAACATCGGCACCGGCGGCACCACCATCGCCACCCTCGGCCAAGCCGGCAATGGCGGCAACGGCGGCAACGGCGCCACCAACACCAGCATCGACAGCCCCGGCGGTCGGGGCGGTAACGGCGGCAACGCCGGCACCCTGGGCACCGACGGCCGCGGCGGCAACGGCGGCAACGGCGGTGAAGGCTTCAGCGTCACCGGCAACCCGGCCGGCGGCGGGGCCGGCGGTAAGGGCGGCAACGCCAGCTCCGGCGGCAGCGCCGGATACGGCGGCGACGGCGGCAACGGCGCCGCCGGCGGCGACGGCGGCAACGGCGGCAACGGCGGCAACGCCATCGCCGGCAACGCCGGGCACGGCGGGTCCGGCGGCAACGGCGGCAACGGCGGCTTCGGTTTCGGTAATGAGGACGGCGGCAACGGCGGGTCCGGCGGCAACGCCGGCACCGGCGCCACACCCGCCCACGGCGGCAACGGCGGCAACGGCGGCAACGGCGCCGCCGCCGGCACCGGCGGCAATGGCGGCAACGGCGGCAACGCCACCTCCAATAGCGCCGCCGCCGGCCACGGCGGCAACGGCGGCAACGGCGGCAACGGCGGCAACGGAATCAATAACGGCACCACCGTGATCAACGACGGAGCCGGCGGGGCTGGCGGCAATGGCGGCAACGCCGGCACCATCGGCACCCCCGCCAACGCAGGCCGCGGCGGCCACGGCGGCAACGGCGCCAACGGCAACATCAACAACAACGACAACAATGGCGGGGCCGGCGGGGCGGGCGGAACCGGCGGCAACGGCGCCGCCCACGGCCACGGCGGCAACGGCGGCAACGGCGGCAACGGCGTCGCCGGTGGCACCGGCGGAGCCGGCGGGATCGGCGGCAACGCCGGCACCAACGGAAACGGCGGAACCGGCGGCGCCGGCGGAAGCGGCACCACCGGCGCGCCAACTCACAACCCACAACCCCTCCCACCCTCCCAACAGCCCGCAGCAACCGTCGGCACTCACGGCGTTAACGCCGGCGCCCCAACGGCATCGACGGCAGCGACGGCGGCCCGGGCCACAATGGCGATACAGCGCAACCCGGCGGCGCTGGCGGCAGCGCCGGCAGCGGCAAGGTTTTGTCCGTTTCCAACGGCGGCAACGGCGGCCAGGGCGGCAACGGCGGCCCCACCAACGGCAGTGTCGCCGCCGCAGGCGGAGACGGCGGCAGCGGCGGCGACGGCCATCTCGACGGCAACGGCGGTAACGGCGGCGCCGGGGGCACCGGCGGCAGCGGCGGCGGCACCGGCGGCCAAGGTGGTCAAGGCGGCGCCGCCGGCGTCGGGGCTGGTACTGGCGGCGCTGGCGGCGACGGAGGAGACGGCGGCAGCGGCGGCGGGAACGGCGGCAACGGCGGCGACGGCGGTAGAGAAGGCGCCGGTGGCGGCACCGGCGGCAACGGCGGCAACGGGGGCTTCGGCGGCGGCAACGGCGGCAACGGCGGCAACGGCGGATTCGGCAGCGGCGCTGCCGGCACCGGCGGCAGCGGCGGCACAGGCGTGTCAGGTAGCACCGGCGGAGCCGGCGGCACCGGCGGTAACGGCGGTGCCGGCGGTACGGTGA
- a CDS encoding PE family protein produces the protein MSFVVVSAELVVAAAGDVVGIGSAIGAATAAAAAPTTALVAAGGDEVSVAIAALFASHGRQYQALSVQASAFHEQFVRALSSAGSVFAGAEATNVSLTGLAVGGAQSLLVEPVQQIGQGWIASPLGGVLNPVLNAPFVALTGRGLIANGATGVAGVNGGAGGAGGWLLGNGGTGAAATATSAAGAGGAAGLVGNGGLGGAALAGSGGAGGAGGNGGWLAGNGGAGAPGAPSFNPAIPGGAGGRGGDAGWFGRGGTGGAGGAGAAGFGGDSGLAGGIGGSGGGGSNGGAGGAGGLGGTLVGNGGDGGVGGAGGVGGIGGHGGAGTAGSYVTGNGAGGAGGGGGDGGGGGAGGAGGAAGQAQGLGVAGSNGSGGAGGAGGNAGTPGDGGAGAHADATHVDGGNGGNGGNPGAIGIGGHGGGHGSGGSGGAAGVNGANGATPAAAATAGPAATAPTPPP, from the coding sequence GTGTCGTTTGTGGTTGTTTCGGCGGAGTTGGTGGTGGCGGCGGCGGGGGATGTGGTGGGGATTGGTTCGGCGATTGGGGCGGCTACCGCTGCGGCGGCGGCCCCGACTACGGCGTTGGTGGCCGCCGGTGGTGATGAGGTTTCAGTGGCGATCGCGGCGCTGTTCGCTAGCCATGGCCGGCAGTATCAGGCGCTCAGCGTTCAGGCGTCGGCGTTTCATGAGCAGTTTGTGCGGGCGCTGAGCAGTGCGGGGAGCGTGTTTGCCGGTGCGGAGGCCACGAACGTGTCGTTGACGGGGCTGGCTGTCGGGGGGGCGCAGTCGCTGCTGGTGGAGCCGGTGCAACAGATCGGGCAGGGCTGGATCGCTAGTCCGCTGGGTGGGGTGCTCAATCCGGTGCTCAACGCGCCGTTCGTCGCGCTGACCGGGCGCGGGCTGATCGCGAATGGCGCCACCGGGGTGGCTGGGGTCAACGGCGGGGCCGGTGGGGCCGGTGGTTGGTTGCTGGGCAATGGCGGGACCGGCGCGGCGGCCACGGCCACCTCCGCGGCCGGTGCCGGTGGGGCTGCCGGGTTGGTGGGCAACGGGGGGCTGGGCGGGGCTGCGTTGGCCGGTTCCGGTGGGGCCGGCGGCGCGGGCGGCAACGGTGGCTGGCTGGCGGGTAACGGGGGGGCCGGGGCGCCGGGGGCGCCGTCGTTTAACCCCGCGATCCCCGGCGGCGCGGGGGGGCGGGGCGGGGACGCCGGCTGGTTCGGGCGCGGCGGTACCGGCGGGGCCGGCGGGGCCGGGGCTGCTGGGTTCGGCGGGGACTCCGGTTTGGCCGGTGGGATCGGCGGCAGTGGTGGGGGTGGCAGCAACGGCGGGGCCGGCGGGGCCGGCGGGTTGGGCGGCACGCTGGTCGGCAACGGTGGGGACGGCGGGGTCGGCGGGGCCGGTGGGGTCGGCGGGATCGGCGGGCACGGCGGGGCTGGTACTGCCGGCAGCTACGTCACCGGCAACGGCGCCGGCGGCGCGGGCGGCGGCGGTGGTGACGGCGGCGGCGGCGGCGCGGGTGGGGCTGGTGGCGCCGCCGGACAAGCTCAAGGCCTGGGTGTTGCCGGTAGCAACGGCAGCGGCGGAGCAGGTGGGGCCGGCGGTAACGCCGGAACCCCCGGTGATGGCGGCGCCGGGGCGCACGCCGATGCCACCCACGTCGACGGCGGCAACGGCGGCAACGGCGGCAATCCCGGGGCGATCGGTATCGGCGGGCACGGCGGCGGGCATGGCAGCGGCGGCAGCGGCGGGGCCGCCGGTGTCAACGGCGCCAACGGCGCCACCCCAGCAGCGGCGGCAACGGCGGGGCCGGCGGCAACGGCGCCAACGCCACCGCCCTGA